The following DNA comes from Aquificaceae bacterium.
GAGGCTGGGCTTGAGGGCTTGTGGAGGTCTGCGGTGGAGGGGAATAACTACATGGAGGTGGTCTATACAGAGATTATGGAGCATCATGATGGGGCTTATTTGAAGGCGACCTTTAGGAATGCCTTGGAGGACTGCTGGGCGGAGAGGTATGTAAGCGTGAGGAGCTCTGGTAGGGTGGAGGTTTCCTATGCCTTTTTTGTGAGGTTGGAGGGTGTGAGGGTTAGGATAGAGAGGAAGGGTGAAGGGCTCTTTGGGGCTTTTGCAAAGGTTGAATGAGGGTTTTTGTTTCTCTGGGGGAGAGGTCTGCAAGCAACTATGTTTATGAGATTTTCAAGGACTTTGGGGGTGTGGAGTTTATTGGCATAACCGATGAGAGGTTAGAGTCTTTGGGCTTTAAAAGTCTTGCACGCATAGAGGAGCTTTCCGTGGTGGGTATTGTGGAGGCTCTTCCAAAGATTCCAAAGGTCTACAGGCTTTGGAGACAGATAGAGGCTCTTCTTCCTGAGGTGGATGTGCTCCTTTTGTGTGATGCTCCTGCCTTTAATTTGCCACTTCTCAAGAGGGCTAAGGGGAAGGTGAGAAAAATTATCTACTTTATCTCTCCACAGGTTTGGGCTTGGAAGGAGGGTAGGGCAAGGCTAATATCGGAGCTTGTAGACCATCTTGTTGTGATACTTCCCTTTGAGGTGGACTTTTACAGAAAATACGCAAGGGATGGCTTTAGGGTGCATTTTGTGGGGCATCCTCTTGTGGATTTGGCAAAGCCAAGCCTAAGCAAAGAGGCTATGAGGAGTTTTCTTGGCTTTGAGGACTATGTGGCTTTGCTTCCGGGAAGTCGTTGGAGTGAGATAAAAAGGCATGTGCCTTATCTGAAGGAGGTGCTAAGATGTCTGAGGGTGGAAAAGCCTATGGTTGTTCCTACCTTTGAGGCTTTTAGGGATTTCTTAGAGAGGGAGTTTGCAGGTTTTCCAATAAGGGTCATAACCAACAGGGACTTGGATAGGGCTTCTTACAACACTATGGCTTATGCGGATTTTACGCTTCTTGCCAGTGGCACTGCGGAGCTTGAGGCAAGCCTTTTGGACTCTCCTCATGTGGTCTTTTATAGGGTAAGTCCCATAACCTATCTTCTTGGGAGGCTTCTTGTTAAGGTAAAAAACATAGCCCTCACAAACCTTATACTCCAGAGGGATGTGGTGCCCGAGATGGTTCAAAAAAGTCCAGAGGCTTTGTGTAGGTTTTTCTCGGAGCTAAAGGAGGATTGGAAGGAAAGCCAAAGGCTTGAGTTTAAGAGGCTAAGGCAGGTTCTTGGTGAAGAGGGTGCGGTGCAAAGACTAAGAGAGCTCTTCTTCAAGCTTTTCTATGAGAGCTAAGGTGCTTTTGAAGGGTTCTGGCTCTTGTATTTCAAAGGTGAGCTTTTGTCCTGTTTGGGGATGCTCAAAGGAGAGATGATAGCTAAGGAGCATGTGGCAACCGCCAAGGGTCTGAAGTAGCCTTTTGTCT
Coding sequences within:
- the lpxB gene encoding lipid-A-disaccharide synthase, which gives rise to MRVFVSLGERSASNYVYEIFKDFGGVEFIGITDERLESLGFKSLARIEELSVVGIVEALPKIPKVYRLWRQIEALLPEVDVLLLCDAPAFNLPLLKRAKGKVRKIIYFISPQVWAWKEGRARLISELVDHLVVILPFEVDFYRKYARDGFRVHFVGHPLVDLAKPSLSKEAMRSFLGFEDYVALLPGSRWSEIKRHVPYLKEVLRCLRVEKPMVVPTFEAFRDFLEREFAGFPIRVITNRDLDRASYNTMAYADFTLLASGTAELEASLLDSPHVVFYRVSPITYLLGRLLVKVKNIALTNLILQRDVVPEMVQKSPEALCRFFSELKEDWKESQRLEFKRLRQVLGEEGAVQRLRELFFKLFYES